One genomic window of Micropterus dolomieu isolate WLL.071019.BEF.003 ecotype Adirondacks linkage group LG14, ASM2129224v1, whole genome shotgun sequence includes the following:
- the ccr10 gene encoding C-C chemokine receptor type 10, with protein sequence MDPISQDYDDGYYYFNDSYMNMSNTTYDYEQFGWCDAGEQELTIKIFQTCVFCLIFLLGVVGNCLVIATFVLYRCLRLRSMTDVFLFHLALADLLLLLTLPLQAVDTHLGWILTVPLCKATRACYAINTYSGLMLLACISIDRYMVVARAQQMLRLRDQILTGGKVAAVGVWVVAVLLSLPEILFSGVSEGYCGMLNSGSVKMATNGAIIAVFCLSLFIMVTCYSCIAHVLWGGHTNRRGKQWHRQRTLKLMVALVLVFLVFQLPYTVVLSWKMAGQFCGLLLEYITCTLAYTRCCLNPILYALVGVRFRNDVLRLLRDSSCSRGLKLVPQRASFISNSSAYTPTYSSNDAVPATKFQFSGTK encoded by the coding sequence ATGGACCCCATCAGCCAGGACTATGATGATGGCTATTACTACTTCAATGACTCGTACATGAATATGAGTAACACCACATACGATTACGAACAGTTTGGCTGGTGTGATGCAGGTGAACAGGAGCTCACTATCAAAATTTTCCAGACTTGTGTGTTCTGCCTGATCTTCCTGCTGGGCGTGGTGGGAAACTGCTTGGTGATTGCCACCTTTGTTCTCTACCGCTGCCTCCGGCTTCGCTCCATGACCGACGTCTTTCTGTTCCACCTGGCGCTGGCtgaccttctcctcctcctcacgcTCCCATTACAAGCCGTCGACACTCACCTGGGTTGGATCCTCACCGTTCCCCTCTGCAAGGCCACGCGTGCATGCTACGCCATCAACACTTACAGTGGGCTTATGCTGCTGGCCTGCATCAGCATTGACCGCTACATGGTGGTGGCACGAGCCCAGCAGATGCTCAGGCTACGCGATCAGATATTAACAGGCGGGAAAGTAGCCGCTGTAGGTGTGTGGGTTGTTGCGGTGCTCCTAAGCCTGCCTGAAATCCTCTTCTCCGGGGTGAGTGAGGGATACTGCGGCATGCTTAACAGCGGAAGTGTCAAAATGGCCACCAATGGAGCAATCATTGCTGTCTTCTGCCTGTCCCTCTTCATTATGGTGACATGCTACTCTTGCATTGCTCACGTGTTGTGGGGAGGGCACACAAATCGGCGGGGGAAGCAGTGGCATCGTCAGCGTACGTTGAAGCTGATGGTGGCTCTGGTGCTGGTTTTTCTGGTATTCCAGCTGCCGTACACCGTGGTGCTGTCATGGAAAATGGCTGGGCAGTTCTGCGGTCTCCTGTTGGAGTACATCACCTGCACTTTGGCGTACACCCGCTGCTGCCTCAACCCTATCTTGTACGCCCTGGTAGGCGTGCGCTTCCGCAACGACGTACTGAGGCTCCTCCGTGATTCAAGCTGCTCTCGTGGGCTCAAGCTGGTGCCACAGAGAGCGAGCTTCATCTCCAACTCTTCAGCTTACACTCCAACATACTCCAGCAATGACGCAGTGCCTGCCACCAAATTTCAGTTTTCAGGAACCAAATAA
- the LOC123982454 gene encoding receptor activity-modifying protein 2-like, translating into MILYLLFAFLTLGVAGSQAANMTEVQLSKAEGNQTFSEPSAGNSTMKLSNTTSSLDKDTMNELQNNQTSTLITEDDENFQEQETEFPGRRCKQDLLVEYSHGLCGAVFHMAMLSITENWCVMENIIRPYNNMTLCLEMLSGVFGCYYPNPSIQDFFIDIHTQYFQNCSWEEPLLVDAPQNVVIALTLIPVSLLPLLIYLMVWRINVQK; encoded by the exons ATGATCCTGTACCTGCTCTTTGCTTTTCTTACGCTCG GTGTTGCGGGATCACAAGCAGCCAACATGACAGAGGTACAGCTGAGCAAAGCTGAGGGGAACCAAACATTCAGCGAGCCCTCCGCTGGCAACA GTACAATGAAACTCAGCAACACGACATCCAGTTTGGACAAAGACACGATGAACGAACTGCAGAACAACCAAACATCTACTCTTATCACAGAGGATGACG AGAATTTTCAGGAGCAGGAAACTGAGTTCCCAGGCAGACGATGCAAACAGGACTTATTGGTAGAATACAGTCACGGACTTTGTGGGGCAGTTTTTCACATGGCAATGCTGTCAATCACCGAAAACTGGTGTGTAATGGAAAATATCATCAG ACCATACAACAACATGACGCTATGCTTGGAGATGTTGTCTGGTGTGTTTGGCTGCTATTACCCAAACCCCAGCATTCAAGACTTCTTCATCGACATCCACACTCAGTACTTCCAGAACTGTTCTTGGGAGGAGCCTCTGCTTGTGGATGCTCCTCAGAATGTGGTGATCGCCCTCACTCTCATCCCTGTGAGCCTCCTCCCCTTACTGATTTATCTGATGGTTTGGAGAATCAATGTCCAAAAATGA
- the LOC123983543 gene encoding CD209 antigen-like protein B, whose product MVSHQWLPWINNPTSGSISVTSAKQEQEIYNNESDRWKSLRFDYQNISDSYFTLSKPNNGQKGDNEILKEHSARLPEQAELFNRPSAELMSVNLALSLENTELMEKIVNLTSTNLQLTQEHERLAQYTSEQEEKKLNMSQTIKYLVDSNAQREEEKRRLSETNSLLRDELFQADEKNRELQEINDKFQGEIKNLSEKIRALLNDGREKASKHNLQLQERVTELQEQNRNLSAGNEWRKKAAACEESRRNEMGRTVADMHSMKEAYTSLDLYCPVVSHQTKERICKKCPDSWKLFEAKCYYFSSRRLPWSSSRAWCQTQGGDLLIINSEPEQNFTFERGQALESSGSRLWIGMTDAEEEGEWFWVDGNSVASDVQFWLSRPGMVTEPDDWKLDDPLGEDCGHIDTSETALKSWMDGSCTIPYRWICEKNV is encoded by the exons ATGGTCAGTCATCAGTGGCTGCCCTGGATTAATAATCCAACCTCCGGCTCAATCTCAGTGACGTCAGCCAAGCAGGAACAGGAAATAT ATAACAATGAGTCAGACAGATGGAAAAGTCTCCGCTTTGACTACCAGAACATCAGTGACAGCTACTTCACTCTTTCTAAACCGAACAACGGCCAGAAAGGAGACAATGAAATCTTGAAGGAGCACAGCGCCCGGCTGCCTGAACAGGCCGAACTTTTCAACAGGCCTTCAGCCGAACTGATGTCTGTGAATCTGGCTTTGAGCTTGGAAAATACAGAGTTAATGGAGAAAATTGTGAATCTAACTTCTACAAACTTACAACTCACACAAGAGCATGAGCGGTTGGCCCAGTACACATCTgagcaggaagaaaaaaaactgaacatgTCTCAGACTATCAAATATCTGGTTGACTCCAACGCTCAGCGAGAGGAGGAGAAGCGACGACTCTCTGAGACGAACAGCCTTCTGAGGGATGAGCTGTTTCAAGCGGACGAAAAGAATCGAGAACTTCAGGAAATAAACGACAAGTTTCAGGGAGAAATTAAAAATCTGAGTGAGAAGATCAGAGCTCTGCTGAACGATGGCCGCGAGAAGGCGTCAAAACACAATCTGCAGCTCCAGGAGAGAGTGACAGAGCTTCAAGAGCAAAACCGGAACCTGAGCGCCGGGAATGAATGGAGGAAGAAAGCAGCAGCGTGTGAGGAAAGCAGGAGAAACGAAATGGGCCGAACAGTGGCGGACATGCATTCAATGAAGGAGGCCTACACATCCCTAGACCTCTACTGCCCCGTGGTTAGTCACCAGACGAAAG aACGTATTTGCAAAAAGTGTCCCGACAGCTGGAAACTGTTTGAGGCCAAGTGCTACTACTTCTCCTCTCGCAGGCTCCCCTGGAGCTCCAGCAGAGCCTGGTGCCAGACACAAGGGGGCGACCTGCTCATCATTAACAGTGAGCCAGAACAG aACTTTACTTTTGAAAGAGGCCAGGCTCTGGAGTCGAGCGGCAGCAGGCTGTGGATCGGTATGACAGAcgcagaggaggagggtgaaTGGTTCTGGGTGGACGGCAACTCAGTCGCTTCAGATGTACA GTTTTGGCTGAGCAGACCAGGAATGGTGACTGAGCCTGATGACTGGAAACTGGATGACCCTCTAGGAGAGGACTGTGGACACATAGACACCAGTGAAACTGCACTCAAGTCCTGGATGGATGGGTCCTGTACGATACCTTATAGATGGATCTGTGAAAAGAATGTTTAG
- the LOC123983361 gene encoding UDP-glucuronosyltransferase 1-2-like has product MGRIPGIPLLLLVVSVSLLTSPTVQGGKILVFPVDGSHWVNMNLLIQSLHDKGHEVTVVRTATSWYIKENAPHYRSITITLPEAIVIEEQDFFVSFLAKMLAIQKGGGSPIAFANFYWEMLSTLSKIHQQASLLGVEMFENKTLMQSIRDTQFDVVLLDPGLPVGVLVAHELKLPTVFNVRWITSGEGHFVVAPSPSSYVPTSGYAASDKMTFVERVKNMLHYVLNTCIDKFIVCPHYDRMVDKYFGPDVNFYHLLQGADIWLMRVDFVFEFPRPTMPNIVYIGGFQCKPSKPLSSELEEFVQSSGDHGFILMSLGTLVKGLPKEITSEIAAAFAQIPQKVIWRHVGEPPDNLGNNTLLVKWMPQNDLLGHPKIKAFVAHGGTNGIYESIYHGVPIVGIPLLFDQFENVLRMEARGAAKVVQATKLTRQNFLEAIQEVLHNPSYRNNMKRLSNIHRDKPMHPLDTAVYWIEFVMRHKGASHLRTESYKMPWYAYYSVDVVCFLLAVLLMITAIVVGSIRFLCFKLCRRRKPKQE; this is encoded by the coding sequence ATGGGGAGAATCCCAGGAATTCCACTTCTGCTTCTGGTGGTGAGTGTGTCCCTCCTGACAAGTCCCACTGTCCAGGGTGGAAAGATTCTGGTGTTCCCCGTGGATGGCAGCCATTGGGTCAACATGAACCTGCTGATCCAGAGCCTCCACGACAAGGGCCATGAGGTCACTGTGGTCCGCACAGCCACTAGCTGGTACATCAAAGAAAACGCACCACATTACCGCTCCATCACTATCACCCTACCAGAAGCCATCGTCATAGAGGAGCAAGACTTCTTTGTGAGCTTCCTTGCCAAGATGCTGGCGATTCAGAAAGGGGGGGGGTCTCCTATCGCCTTTGCAAACTTCTACTGGGAAATGCTCAGTACGCTGTCAAAAATTCACCAACAGGCCAGCCTGCTGGGGGTAGAAATGTTTGAGAACAAGACTCTCATGCAGAGCATTCGTGACACTCAGTTTGACGTGGTTCTTCTGGATCCGGGATTGCCAGTGGGAGTTCTAGTGGCTCATGAACTTAAGCTGCCAACTGTTTTTAACGTGAGGTGGATCACCAGCGGAGAAGGGCATTTTGTTGTAGCTCCATCTCCATCATCCTATGTTCCAACTTCAGGATATGCTGCGTCGGATAAGATGACCTTTGTGGAAAGGGTCAAGAACATGTTGCACTATGTCCTCAACACATGCATTGACAAGTTTATAGTATGTCCTCACTATGATAGAATGGTAGACAAAtattttggtccagatgtgaatTTCTATCACCTTCTACAAGGAGCAGACATCTGGCTCATGAGGGTGGACTTTGTTTTTGAATTCCCAAGACCCACCATGCCAAACATCGTCTATATTGGAGGTTTTCAGTGTAAGCCCTCTAAGCCTTTATCATCAGAGCTGGAGGAGTTTGTCCAAAGTTCAGGAGACCATGGATTCATCTTGATGTCCCTTGGTACACTGGTCAAAGGCCTACCTAAAGAAATCACTTCTGAAATCGCTGCTGCCTTTGCGCAAATTCCTCAAAAGGTCATATGGAGGCATGTAGGTGAGCCCCCCGACAATTTGGGCAACAACACCCTACTGGTAAAATGGATGCCCCAGAACGACCTCCTGGGCCACCCAAAGATTAAAGCCTTTGTGGCCCATGGTGGTACTAATGGGATCTATGAGTCCATCTACCATGGAGTGCCGATTGTAGGCATACCCCTTCTGTTTGACCAGTTTGAGAATGTTTTGAGAATGGAGGCTCGTGGAGCGGCTAAGGTGGTGCAAGCGACCAAACTCACTCGCCAGAACTTTCTGGAAGCAATACAAGAAGTTCTTCATAATCCTTCCTATAGAAATAACATGAAGCGTCTCTCGAATATCCATCGGGATAAACCAATGCATCCTCTAGACACGGCCGTTTACTGGATTGAGTTTGTTATGAGGCACAAAGGAGCATCACATTTACGCACTGAGTCTTACAAGATGCCCTGGTATGCTTATTATTCTGTGGATGTTGTATGCTTTTTGTTAGCAGTCCTGCTGATGATTACAGCCATTGTAGTGGGATCAATACGATTTCTTTGCTTTAAACTGTGCAGGAGGAGAAAACCCAAGCAGGAGTAG